GGCGAGATAGATCCAATACGATCTGATCCGGTGGGGTCAGCATTCCTCGACCCGGCCCACCCGTCAAGCCTCCACCGCCGTTGCGTCGGCCTCCTCGGCCTCGTCGAACACGCGCCGGAACCGCTCGCCGGAGCGCAGGATGTGCCGGCGCATCGCGTAGGCGGCGGCGTCGGGGTCACGCGCGGCGATCGCGGCCACCACCGCCTCGTGCTCGGCCATCGCCAGCCGCGTGACCTGGGCGTCGTGGTGCAGCCGGAAGAGGTGTACGTGGCTGTGCAGGCGGGCGAGCGACTCCCGGATGACCTGGTTCTGACCGCTCCGGGCGACGAGATCGTGGAAGGCGGCGTCGCGTAGCCCGAAGGCGCCGTAGGCGGTGGGCCCGGTGCTCCCCTCCAGCTCCGCCATCTCCGCCAGCATCCGTCGCAGCCCGGCCACCTGCTCCGGGGTGGCGCGTTCGGCGGATCGGCGCGCCGCCGCCGGCTCCAGGAGCAGGCGGACCTCGAGCATGTCCGCGAACCGGTGCCGGGTGATCTGGGGAGGAATGCGGTAGCCGGCATGGGGCACCCGCACGACCAGGCCCTCGGCCTCCATGCGGTTCAGCGCGTCCCGGATCGGCGTTTGCGAGACCCCAAGCTCTCGCGCCAGGGCGTCGATCGTGACCCGGGAGCCAGGCTCGATCCGTAGCGACATCAGCTGTCCGAGCAGCGTGTCGTACACCTCGTCGGCAAGCCGGCCGCCAGTTCTTCCCGGCGGCGTTCCGACCGCCGCGGTCCGGTGGACCCGGGCGGCCTTCGTGTCGTCGGCCATCGTGACCTGCGGTCCCTTCTTGCGTCTTCGGGCGGCTGTTGACATCGGTCACTACACCGCGACATGCTGACGCCTCCGCTCGATCGTATAGGAAATGTGCCGGCTGATCGTCATCCGGCACCATCGCGGAACCGCCCGCCATCGCCCTACCTCGATCACCTGGAGCTCCGATGAACGTCCTGGCGCCCGCGCACCGGCGGCTGCGGATCGGCGACGCCTGGCGCGACGCCGCAGGCGGAGCCACCTTCGCCGTCGAGGACCCGGCCACCGGCAAGACCATCGCGCAGGTGGCGGACGCCGACGTCGTGGACGGGCTCGCCGCGCTGGACGCGGCGAGCAGGGCCATGGCGCAGTGGGCGGCGACCCCGCCACGGAAACGGTCGGAGTTGTTGACCGCGACGTACCGGGCGCTGACCGGGCGATCCGAGGAGGTCGCCCGGCTGATCACGCTCGAGATGGGCAAGCCGCTCGCCGAGGCCCGGGCAGAGGTGGCCTACGGTGCCGAGTTCTTCCGGTGGTTCGCCGAGGAGGCGGTACGCGTCGAGGGGGGCTACCGCACCGCTCCTGCCGGTGGATACCGCATCCTCACCGTGCCGAAGCCGGTCGGACCGTGCGTCTTCGTGACGCCCTGGAACTTTCCGTTGGCCATGGGCGCCCGCAAGATCGCTCCCGCGCTGGCCGCGGGCTGCACCACGATCACCAAGCCGGCCGCCCAGACGCCACTGACCATGCTGTTGCTGGCCCGCGTCATGGAGGAGGTAGGCGTTCCCCCGGGCGTGGTCAACGTGGTGACCACCACGCGTGCCGGCGAGGTGGTCGCCGCGCTGCTGGCCGACCGTCGGACCCGCAAGCTGTCGTTCACCGGGTCGACCGAGGTCGGCCGGGTGCTGCTCCGGCAGGCGGCGGACAACGTACTGCGTACCTCCATGGAACTGGGCGGCAACGCGGCCCTGATCGTGTGCGCCGACGCCGACCCGGACGTCGCGCTCGACGGTGCCCTGGTGGCCAAGATGCGCAACATCGGGCAGTCCTGCGTCGCCGCCAACCGGATCTACGTCGAGGAACCGGTGCGCGAGGAGTTCGCGGCGCGTGTCGCCGAGCGGATGGGCGCGCTGTCGGTGGGCCACGGCCTCGACGACGGCGTGGACGTCGGGGCGTTGATCGACGAGGCCTCGGTCACCAGGCTCGACGAGCTCGTCGCCGACGCGGTCGACCGCGGCGCCCGGGTCCTGGTGGGCGGCGCGCGTGCGGACGGGCCGGGCCACTTCTATTCCCCCACGGTCCTCGTCGACGTGCCCGAGGATGCGCGGCTGCTGAAGACGGAGATCTTCGGCCCGGTGGCGCCGATCATCTCGTTCACCTCCGACGACGAGGTGCTCGCGAAGGCCAACGACACCGAACACGGCCTGGCCGCCTACGTCTTCACCCGTGACCTGCGGCGGGCGCTCCGCTTCGCCGAGGGGCTGGATACCGGGATGCTCGGCATCAACCGTGGTCTGATCTCGGACCCGTCGGCGCCGTTCGGGGGCGTGAAGCAGTCCGGGATCGGCAAGGAGGGGGCGCACGAGGGCATCCTCGAGTACCTCGACCTCACCTACGCCGCGATCGACCTGCCGTGAGACGGCCCGCCGCCGACGTGCCAAGGAGGCACCGACATGCTTGAGACCGTCCGCGGGCCACGCCAGCTGATA
Above is a window of Micromonospora yangpuensis DNA encoding:
- a CDS encoding GntR family transcriptional regulator, with the protein product MADDTKAARVHRTAAVGTPPGRTGGRLADEVYDTLLGQLMSLRIEPGSRVTIDALARELGVSQTPIRDALNRMEAEGLVVRVPHAGYRIPPQITRHRFADMLEVRLLLEPAAARRSAERATPEQVAGLRRMLAEMAELEGSTGPTAYGAFGLRDAAFHDLVARSGQNQVIRESLARLHSHVHLFRLHHDAQVTRLAMAEHEAVVAAIAARDPDAAAYAMRRHILRSGERFRRVFDEAEEADATAVEA
- a CDS encoding NAD-dependent succinate-semialdehyde dehydrogenase, which gives rise to MNVLAPAHRRLRIGDAWRDAAGGATFAVEDPATGKTIAQVADADVVDGLAALDAASRAMAQWAATPPRKRSELLTATYRALTGRSEEVARLITLEMGKPLAEARAEVAYGAEFFRWFAEEAVRVEGGYRTAPAGGYRILTVPKPVGPCVFVTPWNFPLAMGARKIAPALAAGCTTITKPAAQTPLTMLLLARVMEEVGVPPGVVNVVTTTRAGEVVAALLADRRTRKLSFTGSTEVGRVLLRQAADNVLRTSMELGGNAALIVCADADPDVALDGALVAKMRNIGQSCVAANRIYVEEPVREEFAARVAERMGALSVGHGLDDGVDVGALIDEASVTRLDELVADAVDRGARVLVGGARADGPGHFYSPTVLVDVPEDARLLKTEIFGPVAPIISFTSDDEVLAKANDTEHGLAAYVFTRDLRRALRFAEGLDTGMLGINRGLISDPSAPFGGVKQSGIGKEGAHEGILEYLDLTYAAIDLP